The following proteins come from a genomic window of Plasmodium malariae genome assembly, contig: PmUG01_00_47, whole genome shotgun sequence:
- the PmUG01_00075500 gene encoding fam-m protein — MNEKSKSLFNIKFYLFILLSLIYHFCNDMNPFNELLNEIRKYDTKIDIRNNRVLAKYKQDKDLTTSRLKENMAYNTKYEKNDIYNNTRGNIRKNKNSNKNLLNKTQYCIEVLDYNNGMFDGKHFHFEKKWIKKKDYDNYVERNRRICDIALKKIKFKSYGFGIVLFILFFLVGIGLPILRVFDFDENSTFTPFKTLWKFIYEDSGLKAIIEVTESQAVVGGVAGVQYFYLVTYVLLIIILAILLILAIPKILRNNEKYKKIKYISE, encoded by the exons atgaacgaaaaaagcaaatcattatttaacattaagttctatttgtttatccttttatctttgatatatcatttttgcAATGATATG aaTCCGTTTAATGAACTTTTGAATGAAATCCGTAAATATGATACAAAAATagatataagaaataatagaGTACTGGCTAAATATAAGCAGGATAAGGATTTAACTACTTCAAGgttaaaggaaaatatggcatataatacaaaatatgaaaaaaacgatatatataataatacaagagggaatataagaaaaaacaaaaattctaataaaaatttattaaataagacTCAATACTGTATTGAAGTCTtggattataataatggaatgtttgatggaaaacatttccattttgaaaaaaaatggattaaaaaaaaagattatgataattatgttgaaagaaatagaagaatTTGTGATATAgctttgaaaaaaataaagtttaaAAGTTATGGATTCGGAATTGTTttattcattctttttttcttagtgGGAATAGGGTTACCTATATTGCGGGTTTTTGACTTCGATGAGAATTCAACTTTTACACCTTTTAAGACTCTTtggaaatttatatatgaagacTCAGGTTTAAAAGCAATTATAGAAGTAACAGAATCACAAGCAGTAGTAGGAGGAGTAGCAGGAgtacaatatttttacctAGTAACATATGTCCTACTTATCATTATATTAGCTATCTTGCTCATCCTTGCGATTCCTAAAATATTacgaaataatgaaaaatataaaaaaattaagtacatttctgaatga